A single window of Rubripirellula lacrimiformis DNA harbors:
- the gspG gene encoding type II secretion system major pseudopilin GspG, producing the protein MKRRSRQRSGFTLLELMIVLIILVGLIAMVGPRLLGSQQKADIRTAEVQIGNLASALKMYVVDMKVFPATEDGLEALLKAPDDERLARKWAGPYIDGSKLPLDPWGNDFEYEFDAVEGGSSSSQPAFPRIFSAGPDSQAGTDDDIGNQPAEGEDESESSDSSDE; encoded by the coding sequence ATGAAACGTAGAAGTCGTCAACGCAGCGGTTTTACGCTGCTGGAATTGATGATCGTGTTGATCATTTTGGTCGGGTTGATCGCGATGGTCGGGCCACGATTGTTGGGATCGCAACAGAAAGCGGACATCCGTACCGCCGAGGTTCAAATCGGCAACTTGGCGTCCGCGCTGAAAATGTACGTGGTCGATATGAAGGTGTTCCCAGCGACCGAGGATGGATTGGAAGCTTTGTTGAAAGCACCCGATGACGAGCGGTTGGCTCGCAAGTGGGCGGGGCCCTACATCGACGGCAGCAAGCTGCCGCTAGACCCCTGGGGTAACGATTTTGAATACGAATTTGATGCCGTCGAAGGTGGCAGCAGCAGTTCACAGCCAGCCTTCCCACGCATCTTCTCGGCAGGTCCCGACTCTCAAGCCGGAACCGACGATGACATTGGAAACCAGCCTGCCGAGGGCGAAGATGAGTCGGAATCATCCGACTCGAGTGACGAATAG
- a CDS encoding type II secretion system F family protein → MPDFAYVAKTATGKRRVGTIAAQTRRAAMQRLRQQTLYPVSVSDVKPALGNVNNLQFPQRVKKEQIADLCTQLADLLNNGVPMLEALSILGDVTINPRLQVAAKRIHDAVAEGATLDQAMAAEPAIFSELTLSMVRAGQEGAFLEESLQRTSVFLCKQDEMRSKIVSALAYPIILGVVGTLITSLMMVFLVPKFQPFFDRLEATGSGLPMITVLLLAVSHTLLNYGLLLPIPAVAIVVGLKKYLASDSGRTNWDTWKLKIPVMGDIFHDAAVSRACRVLGTLLRNGVPLLKSLKISSESTGNRLLQQAMLKSAENITTGDTLAKPLAASGLIPPQIMAMIRIAEESNTLDDVLVKIADRIDGKVERQLEVMVRMIEPLMLVLIGSMVMFVIVGVLLPVFDLNSTVN, encoded by the coding sequence ATGCCAGACTTCGCATATGTCGCCAAAACCGCGACGGGAAAACGGCGTGTCGGCACCATCGCGGCTCAAACGCGTCGGGCAGCGATGCAGCGATTGCGCCAACAAACGTTGTATCCCGTCAGTGTTTCGGATGTGAAACCGGCGTTGGGAAATGTCAACAATTTGCAGTTTCCCCAGCGAGTCAAAAAAGAACAGATCGCCGACCTGTGTACGCAGCTTGCGGACCTGTTGAACAACGGCGTCCCGATGTTGGAAGCCCTGTCGATTTTGGGCGACGTGACGATCAACCCGCGCTTGCAGGTTGCCGCCAAACGGATTCACGATGCCGTTGCCGAAGGTGCGACCCTGGATCAAGCGATGGCGGCCGAGCCCGCGATCTTTTCCGAATTGACGCTCAGTATGGTTCGCGCCGGACAGGAAGGCGCGTTTCTGGAAGAGTCGCTGCAGCGAACCAGCGTGTTCCTGTGCAAACAAGATGAAATGCGTTCGAAAATAGTCAGCGCGTTGGCGTACCCGATCATCTTGGGTGTCGTCGGTACACTGATCACATCGTTGATGATGGTGTTTTTAGTGCCGAAGTTTCAGCCATTTTTTGATCGATTGGAAGCGACCGGATCGGGTCTGCCAATGATCACGGTGCTGTTGTTGGCCGTCAGCCATACCCTGCTGAATTATGGATTACTGTTGCCGATTCCGGCGGTCGCGATCGTGGTTGGCTTGAAGAAATACTTGGCGTCCGATAGTGGACGCACGAACTGGGACACCTGGAAGCTAAAGATTCCCGTGATGGGCGACATCTTTCACGACGCGGCCGTTTCTCGCGCGTGTCGGGTCTTGGGGACCTTGCTTCGCAATGGCGTGCCGCTGTTGAAGTCGCTGAAAATCAGCAGTGAATCGACCGGCAATCGGCTGCTGCAGCAAGCCATGCTGAAGTCGGCCGAAAACATCACGACAGGGGACACGTTGGCGAAACCGCTGGCCGCTAGCGGATTGATTCCGCCCCAGATCATGGCCATGATTCGCATCGCAGAAGAATCAAATACGCTGGACGATGTGCTGGTCAAAATCGCCGACCGCATCGACGGCAAGGTCGAACGGCAATTGGAAGTGATGGTTCGGATGATCGAACCATTGATGTTAGTTTTGATTGGCAGCATGGTCATGTTCGTGATCGTGGGCGTCCTGCTGCCGGTCTTCGATTTAAATTCAACAGTGAACTAA
- a CDS encoding GspE/PulE family protein has product MITQVDGIAPALTALQLRQVADSLRDRSQLGSLAMQWDFDSDVALLAETARVMGLEWLDTEDVEVDPSALDGFPLKMIHRYEVFPLEKSDSWIRLAVSNPFAFGAFDTIASALSLEVRPVVAPPENVRQLIKQNLGVGAETIDGLIAMQRQQSGDVQMLEELQLDGSEDAEAAAQASVVRLVNEILSEAVETRASDIHIEAQENRLKLRYRIDGVLQRQSVPQEMNQFQAAIVSRLKIMAKMNIAEKRVPQDGRIKLRVAGREIDLRVSIIPMLHGEGVVMRVLDKSNLSLSLRDIGMPEDTYQKYQKLIRMPHGIVLVTGPTGSGKTTTLYSSLNEIKSEDTKIITTEDPIEYQLEGINQIQVQQKVGLTFAACLRAILRHDPDVVLIGEIRDLETAENATQASLTGHMVFSTLHTNDAAGSFMRLCDMGVEPFLVASTVEGIMAQRLVRRLCSSCRQEYQPNVADLPEDFPLEKLDGPLYMPQGCDQCRGTGYRGRMGIYELLVTNDKIRDLATQRAASNLIKKAAIEAGMQTLRSDGWEKACSGLTTVEEVLRVTKAD; this is encoded by the coding sequence ATGATTACGCAAGTAGATGGAATCGCCCCAGCCCTGACAGCACTGCAACTTCGGCAGGTCGCCGATTCGCTGCGGGATCGCAGCCAATTGGGCAGTTTGGCGATGCAGTGGGACTTTGATAGCGACGTCGCGCTGTTAGCCGAAACCGCTCGCGTGATGGGCTTGGAATGGCTTGATACGGAAGATGTCGAAGTGGATCCGTCGGCGTTGGACGGCTTCCCGCTGAAGATGATTCACCGCTACGAAGTCTTCCCGCTTGAAAAGAGCGACAGCTGGATTCGGTTGGCCGTCAGCAACCCGTTCGCGTTCGGCGCCTTCGACACGATCGCCAGCGCTTTGTCGCTGGAGGTCCGTCCGGTCGTCGCGCCGCCTGAAAACGTCCGCCAATTGATCAAGCAAAATTTGGGCGTGGGTGCGGAAACGATTGACGGGCTGATCGCGATGCAGCGTCAGCAGAGCGGCGATGTCCAGATGCTCGAAGAGTTGCAGCTGGACGGATCCGAGGACGCCGAAGCGGCTGCTCAGGCATCCGTCGTTCGCTTGGTCAACGAAATCCTTAGCGAAGCAGTCGAAACGCGAGCGAGTGATATTCACATCGAGGCCCAAGAGAATCGATTGAAGCTTCGCTACCGCATTGACGGTGTCTTGCAACGTCAGAGCGTGCCGCAAGAAATGAACCAGTTCCAAGCGGCGATTGTCAGCCGTTTGAAGATCATGGCAAAGATGAACATCGCTGAAAAGCGAGTGCCACAAGACGGTCGCATCAAATTGCGGGTCGCCGGACGCGAAATCGACTTGCGGGTTTCGATCATCCCGATGTTGCACGGCGAAGGCGTCGTGATGCGGGTTTTGGACAAATCGAACCTGAGTTTGTCGCTGCGTGACATCGGGATGCCGGAAGACACGTATCAAAAGTATCAAAAACTGATTCGGATGCCGCACGGGATCGTGTTGGTCACCGGCCCGACGGGAAGCGGGAAAACGACGACTCTGTACAGCTCGCTGAACGAGATCAAATCCGAAGACACCAAGATCATCACGACCGAAGACCCGATCGAGTATCAGCTTGAAGGGATCAATCAGATCCAAGTCCAACAGAAGGTTGGATTGACGTTTGCGGCTTGCCTGCGAGCGATTCTGCGACACGACCCCGATGTGGTGCTGATCGGTGAAATTCGTGACTTGGAAACGGCAGAGAACGCGACTCAAGCTTCGTTGACCGGTCACATGGTGTTCAGCACGCTGCACACCAATGACGCCGCCGGTTCCTTCATGCGTTTGTGCGACATGGGTGTCGAGCCGTTTTTGGTTGCCAGCACGGTCGAGGGCATCATGGCGCAGCGTTTGGTGCGTCGCCTTTGCTCTAGCTGTCGCCAAGAATACCAACCCAACGTTGCCGACCTTCCAGAAGATTTCCCGCTCGAAAAACTTGACGGCCCGCTGTACATGCCACAGGGCTGTGATCAATGCCGCGGCACTGGCTACCGAGGCCGAATGGGAATCTATGAACTGCTGGTCACGAACGACAAGATTCGCGATTTGGCGACCCAGCGTGCGGCGTCCAATTTGATCAAGAAAGCGGCGATCGAAGCAGGGATGCAAACTTTGCGTAGCGATGGTTGGGAAAAAGCATGCAGTGGCCTGACGACCGTAGAAGAAGTGCTACGCGTTACCAAGGCGGACTGA
- a CDS encoding secretin N-terminal domain-containing protein — protein sequence MLPPRDLIHLVFLLSLCAPLHSASAEPPAKTSAAADTPAAEPAQVAAPLPAEPATDTPVAAEPVTEEPVAKEPVAAAPVVAVQTESSDPLQSPFPLAQVSRLVHPDVADELGLGDVQRAKIQSLLAQRTEINVSSDAADKNQKLIAIDRKIRDTLNADQFKKWTTSGPTSELRFQFREQPWGEVLDWFARQEGLTLVMNQVPPGTFTYTDTRSYNASEAIDLLNSVLLTRSYTLVRREKMLTVLQLSNSIPIDLIPRVPLEELPSRGRFELVSVLFSLGNRPVDAVIQEVQPYLGSFGRAIALPKSKQLLVVETAGKMDTINVLINTVPEPRAVPKPDKPEKPPAPVFAAYALGELDPTVVLDKMKELVGSDRIAVDEKTRLLTAFVIPTQQTAIQTAVEKMRAEIEAAPANVSVAYPLRSGSEEQIREQVTAIAPRATVSVDTVAAQVMVTASPDEQSRIADAFTAMGITATKSDMKVKAFQVDPVQSTVISTALQTMIPTAQVVGNRSLGTVVVHGSDQDIALADQVIQRWRGADLESGVLLHAFELPRPGSVEWLATVTKVVPRAQVWLGTEAQQLILLGSGEEKARLEGMLPQLLTALPSPPDRVLQTYELSATELARWQEFLPILAEQLPGVQPIVRPAGEDGSSELLVWATQEHQARLAEVVAQIRKATPQTMLQWPKIYDLEKRDPSLFSELLAIRFPGVRVTADAASGQLTVWAERDTHGKISELLTQISDELPANPELVLKSYHSEDRTPTELQTLLAPVIASATAAGSRGTFTPIGAITVDTAGRRLMIMATEDAHQKIDQFVQELGKPMPVDQELILLAYSLAEAQASDVKLLIDQAIDGATVIADDRRQQLVVTATLAHHGRIKTLINEVDRPASKFASEEIRAYELNELQAATMLPTLQSLWPRMKLTVDVKSNRIVASGNADDHESFRLSIERLNMSGSGEEMRVETYSIPIGDLTTLPAVLNQIAPQAIISTDVVNRAIVVWASDDQHERVAAAIEQLTVTAEGRREIEVYQVTPAKVAITRLVLMSLFPAATIGADTANGQLTVLASKEMQGKIAEVLEKTSRADKEGSNLEPRLYDTTAQIRTAFASVLATTVPSATIVVTGAADPNQVMILASPEDHERVTALLGKLLDQTGPAPETKVQAFELDRADPTAFQTFLTERHPAAKILSGAGTNRLVIAATEQEHAGISQTIEELEKVFAQAGQRELHVYPIRKDLTQQAVTGVSTEVPRARLLPSGDPERILLVASATEHAKYAAWLEQLQEQVPEPEATTSQVYPLDFGDPTGAVRVLTTLLPKVVFAADTVGKTVAATGTAEDHETIKAFIQQYDDRQMDDAETKVFVLGDADATSLSLAVTQMAPTARVTPDRIGNRLIVTAPKAILERISAAIDSMESDPTKQRTSKSYGLDEGTTYSLSLAIQGSFPRAKIAADTLNNRLIISATDAEHVEIAKLFDSLNAGETKLTKSYVLENGRATITRSALQSSFPRSTISADSTSNHLIVAASESDHEKIAEVIQSMNADGKKVTQNYVLETGNSTAVRLALQASFPNATISSDSRSNSLIVSASEEDQQMIQAFVEQMNVGGQQTTQSYALENGNAATLRLALQATFPQATIGADSVNDTLIVSASAEEQKEIAVLVQQINDAPARSTDLHAYALANANPQTVVDALQQAFGRRSTVGVSADDESGTVFVVGLPREQEIAKQVIQQMDRVDPLTRDRRLKAFSLAGIDGDDVADAVESLFADARPTVDVRYDFYNEQLVVIGTEEQLNLVEETLQQFDPPERELAIFPLRENDPNSARDAVNSLFADLPTNEVPAITVDQDRQQLLIRATTQQLGEIRTLLGRLGESVQADSSTGQGSAGISGSGSRVRTVSVGRDSDSLLEQLRRVWPNLRQNPLQVIRSTDPDTEQAAPEPGDTDAGDGAKSIPTQNSASADLRGIARPNESVAESAVELVTTEVTGGQIEAAKPGTHDSPAVLILPGDGQWVIASEDAEAVDMLAKLLEVAVNPPMTAVAESGNLSIYVLKHGNAEDLEDLLTDLFQESRASARSRLTSDMSQTRIVADTRINALIVQSSRATRGVIEDLLAVLDSREFIDSLQLATPQIIPIVNTDVQRVESMLRTVYSSQLSRGRNRPQISIPEGVSAEVASMLEQINAETSGPLLTLSADDISNSIVMRAPPELSEEIRDFVKQVDQQAVSNRSGRMRIIPLQTINAEQMEQVLRQFTRSSRSGRGR from the coding sequence ATGCTGCCTCCCCGAGACTTGATTCATCTAGTCTTTCTGCTGTCGCTTTGTGCACCTCTGCATTCCGCCTCAGCCGAACCTCCCGCCAAAACGTCTGCTGCCGCGGATACGCCAGCGGCTGAACCTGCGCAGGTTGCAGCGCCGCTTCCGGCAGAACCCGCGACGGATACACCGGTGGCGGCCGAACCGGTAACGGAAGAACCGGTGGCAAAGGAACCAGTGGCCGCTGCGCCAGTGGTGGCTGTCCAAACCGAATCCTCCGATCCGTTGCAAAGCCCGTTTCCGCTTGCCCAAGTCAGTCGTCTGGTTCACCCCGACGTCGCTGACGAACTCGGGCTTGGCGACGTCCAACGCGCTAAGATTCAAAGTCTGCTGGCACAGCGGACCGAGATCAACGTTTCATCCGATGCCGCGGACAAGAATCAGAAGCTGATCGCGATCGACCGAAAAATTCGCGACACGTTGAATGCCGACCAATTTAAAAAGTGGACCACCAGCGGTCCGACCAGTGAACTGCGATTTCAATTTCGCGAACAGCCTTGGGGCGAGGTGTTGGATTGGTTCGCACGTCAAGAAGGTCTGACGTTGGTGATGAACCAAGTGCCCCCCGGCACGTTCACCTACACAGACACGCGGTCCTACAACGCATCGGAGGCAATCGATCTGCTGAACAGCGTGCTGCTGACTCGCAGCTACACGTTGGTCCGTCGCGAAAAGATGCTGACGGTATTGCAGCTATCCAATTCGATCCCCATCGATTTGATTCCACGCGTACCGCTGGAAGAATTGCCAAGTCGCGGCAGATTTGAATTGGTCAGCGTTCTGTTCTCGCTCGGCAACCGCCCGGTCGACGCGGTCATCCAAGAGGTTCAGCCGTACCTTGGTTCGTTTGGTCGTGCGATCGCCCTACCGAAAAGCAAGCAACTGTTGGTTGTCGAGACGGCCGGCAAAATGGATACGATCAATGTATTGATCAACACGGTGCCCGAACCACGAGCGGTTCCGAAACCGGACAAGCCCGAAAAACCACCCGCACCCGTCTTTGCCGCCTATGCACTGGGTGAACTTGATCCGACCGTCGTGTTGGACAAAATGAAAGAATTGGTCGGTAGCGATCGCATCGCAGTCGACGAGAAAACGCGGCTGCTGACCGCTTTCGTGATTCCTACGCAGCAAACTGCGATCCAGACCGCCGTCGAAAAGATGCGAGCCGAAATCGAGGCGGCGCCGGCGAATGTTTCGGTTGCCTATCCGCTTCGCAGCGGAAGTGAAGAACAGATTCGCGAGCAAGTCACCGCAATCGCACCGCGGGCAACGGTCAGTGTCGACACTGTCGCGGCCCAAGTGATGGTCACCGCTTCGCCGGACGAACAGAGTCGTATTGCCGACGCTTTCACCGCGATGGGCATTACCGCGACCAAGTCGGACATGAAAGTCAAAGCGTTTCAGGTCGACCCGGTGCAGTCCACCGTCATCTCCACGGCGCTGCAGACGATGATTCCGACAGCCCAAGTCGTCGGAAATCGTTCGCTGGGAACGGTTGTCGTGCATGGCAGTGACCAAGACATCGCTTTGGCCGATCAGGTGATCCAGCGTTGGCGTGGGGCGGACCTGGAAAGCGGCGTCCTTCTGCACGCGTTCGAGTTGCCTCGGCCGGGATCCGTCGAATGGCTGGCGACCGTCACCAAAGTCGTGCCGCGAGCACAGGTTTGGTTGGGCACCGAAGCCCAGCAGCTGATCTTGCTGGGCAGCGGCGAAGAGAAAGCCAGACTGGAAGGGATGCTGCCACAATTGCTGACCGCATTGCCAAGTCCACCCGATCGCGTGCTGCAGACTTATGAATTGTCGGCGACTGAACTGGCCCGTTGGCAAGAGTTCCTGCCCATCCTTGCCGAACAGCTTCCCGGTGTCCAACCGATCGTTCGTCCGGCCGGCGAAGATGGTTCATCCGAGTTGTTGGTGTGGGCTACCCAAGAACACCAAGCACGTTTGGCCGAAGTCGTCGCACAGATCCGAAAGGCAACGCCCCAAACGATGCTGCAGTGGCCGAAAATCTACGATCTCGAAAAACGCGACCCGTCACTGTTCAGTGAACTGTTGGCAATCCGCTTCCCCGGAGTCCGAGTTACCGCCGATGCTGCTTCGGGCCAGCTGACCGTATGGGCCGAACGAGACACGCACGGCAAGATTTCCGAACTGTTGACGCAGATCTCGGACGAACTGCCTGCAAACCCGGAATTGGTGCTCAAGAGTTATCACAGCGAAGATCGCACACCGACCGAGCTGCAAACCTTGTTGGCACCGGTGATTGCATCCGCCACCGCTGCGGGAAGCCGTGGCACATTTACCCCGATCGGTGCCATCACGGTCGACACCGCAGGTCGGCGATTGATGATCATGGCAACCGAGGATGCGCACCAGAAAATCGATCAGTTTGTGCAGGAACTTGGCAAGCCGATGCCGGTCGATCAAGAACTGATCTTGCTGGCGTACAGTCTGGCCGAGGCCCAAGCGTCGGATGTCAAGTTGCTGATCGATCAAGCCATCGATGGTGCGACTGTCATCGCTGATGATCGTCGTCAGCAGTTGGTGGTCACGGCGACTCTGGCTCATCATGGCCGGATCAAAACGCTGATCAACGAGGTCGATCGACCCGCGTCCAAGTTCGCCAGCGAAGAAATTCGTGCTTACGAGCTCAACGAATTGCAAGCCGCGACCATGCTGCCCACGCTGCAATCGCTGTGGCCGCGGATGAAACTGACGGTGGATGTCAAAAGCAACCGGATCGTGGCCTCTGGCAATGCCGACGACCATGAATCGTTCCGCCTGTCGATCGAACGACTCAATATGTCGGGCAGCGGCGAAGAGATGCGGGTGGAAACCTATAGTATTCCGATCGGCGATTTGACGACCTTGCCAGCGGTGCTGAATCAAATTGCGCCACAAGCGATCATCAGCACGGACGTTGTCAATCGAGCAATTGTCGTGTGGGCAAGTGACGACCAACACGAACGTGTTGCTGCGGCGATCGAGCAGCTAACTGTCACGGCCGAAGGTCGCCGGGAAATCGAGGTCTATCAGGTCACCCCCGCAAAGGTGGCGATCACTCGATTGGTGCTGATGTCGCTGTTTCCCGCCGCCACCATCGGTGCGGACACCGCCAACGGGCAATTGACTGTTCTGGCGTCCAAAGAGATGCAGGGGAAGATTGCGGAAGTCTTAGAGAAAACGTCCAGGGCCGATAAAGAAGGATCGAATCTGGAACCACGTCTGTACGACACCACCGCACAGATTCGCACGGCGTTCGCCAGTGTCTTGGCTACCACCGTCCCCAGTGCGACGATCGTTGTGACCGGGGCTGCCGATCCCAACCAGGTGATGATTCTGGCGTCGCCCGAAGATCACGAAAGAGTCACGGCGTTGCTGGGAAAACTGTTGGACCAGACCGGGCCGGCGCCCGAAACGAAAGTGCAGGCATTCGAGCTGGATCGTGCCGATCCCACCGCATTCCAAACTTTCTTAACCGAGCGTCATCCCGCTGCAAAAATTCTGAGTGGTGCCGGAACCAATCGTTTGGTGATCGCGGCTACCGAACAGGAACACGCGGGAATCTCGCAGACCATCGAAGAACTCGAAAAAGTGTTTGCTCAAGCGGGCCAGCGTGAACTGCATGTCTATCCCATTCGCAAAGATTTGACACAGCAAGCCGTCACCGGGGTTTCCACCGAAGTGCCGCGTGCCAGGTTGTTGCCGAGCGGCGACCCCGAACGAATTCTGTTGGTGGCGTCGGCGACCGAACACGCCAAATACGCGGCTTGGTTGGAACAGTTGCAGGAACAGGTTCCCGAGCCAGAGGCGACTACGTCGCAGGTCTATCCGCTGGATTTCGGCGACCCGACCGGTGCGGTGCGAGTGCTGACAACTCTTCTGCCAAAAGTTGTCTTTGCCGCCGATACGGTTGGGAAAACGGTCGCTGCAACCGGCACCGCCGAGGACCACGAAACGATCAAAGCGTTCATCCAGCAATACGATGACCGGCAGATGGACGATGCGGAAACCAAGGTGTTCGTCTTGGGCGATGCCGACGCGACTTCGCTTTCACTCGCCGTCACGCAAATGGCACCGACGGCTCGTGTCACGCCAGACCGGATCGGCAATCGGTTGATCGTGACCGCACCCAAAGCAATTCTGGAACGCATCTCCGCAGCGATTGACAGCATGGAATCGGATCCGACCAAGCAGCGGACGTCCAAAAGTTACGGGTTGGACGAAGGCACGACATATTCTCTGTCCCTCGCGATCCAAGGATCCTTTCCCCGTGCCAAAATTGCCGCAGACACGCTCAACAACCGGTTGATCATCTCGGCGACTGATGCCGAGCATGTCGAAATTGCAAAACTATTTGATTCGCTGAACGCGGGCGAAACGAAGCTGACCAAAAGTTATGTGTTGGAAAATGGTCGTGCCACGATCACCCGTTCGGCGTTGCAGTCCAGTTTTCCCCGATCAACCATTTCTGCCGATTCCACCAGCAACCATCTGATTGTTGCGGCTAGCGAATCGGATCATGAAAAGATCGCCGAGGTGATCCAGTCGATGAACGCCGATGGGAAGAAAGTCACCCAGAACTACGTTTTGGAGACGGGCAATTCGACGGCCGTCCGCTTGGCCTTGCAAGCTAGTTTCCCCAACGCAACTATTTCGTCCGATTCCCGCAGCAACAGTCTGATCGTATCGGCAAGCGAAGAAGACCAACAGATGATCCAGGCGTTTGTCGAACAGATGAACGTCGGCGGGCAGCAGACCACACAGAGCTATGCACTTGAAAATGGCAACGCTGCGACACTGCGTCTGGCTCTGCAGGCGACGTTCCCGCAAGCGACGATCGGTGCCGATTCGGTCAACGACACTCTGATCGTTTCTGCGTCTGCGGAAGAACAAAAAGAGATCGCGGTCCTGGTTCAACAGATCAACGATGCCCCGGCGCGATCCACCGATTTGCATGCGTACGCGTTGGCCAACGCAAATCCCCAAACCGTTGTCGATGCACTGCAGCAAGCTTTCGGTCGCCGATCGACCGTGGGTGTCAGTGCCGACGACGAGAGCGGAACCGTGTTCGTCGTTGGATTGCCACGTGAACAAGAAATCGCCAAGCAAGTGATCCAGCAGATGGATCGCGTCGATCCCCTGACCCGTGATCGCCGCTTGAAAGCTTTCTCGCTTGCGGGAATCGATGGGGATGATGTGGCCGACGCCGTGGAAAGCTTGTTCGCCGATGCCCGCCCCACCGTCGATGTTCGCTACGACTTTTACAACGAACAGCTGGTGGTCATTGGAACCGAAGAACAATTGAATCTGGTCGAAGAAACGCTGCAGCAGTTTGATCCGCCCGAACGTGAACTGGCGATCTTTCCGCTTCGCGAGAACGATCCCAATTCGGCGCGTGATGCGGTCAATTCGCTGTTTGCGGATCTGCCAACCAATGAAGTCCCGGCGATCACGGTCGACCAAGATCGTCAGCAATTGTTAATCCGAGCGACAACGCAGCAGCTTGGTGAGATTCGAACCTTACTCGGTCGCCTTGGTGAATCTGTGCAGGCCGATAGCAGTACCGGCCAAGGTTCCGCTGGAATCTCGGGCTCAGGCTCTCGTGTGCGAACCGTCTCGGTTGGCCGAGATTCCGATTCGCTGCTGGAACAGCTACGGCGGGTCTGGCCCAATCTTCGCCAAAACCCGCTGCAGGTGATCCGTTCGACCGACCCCGATACTGAACAAGCCGCTCCGGAGCCAGGCGATACCGACGCCGGCGATGGTGCAAAGTCGATTCCGACCCAGAATTCAGCATCCGCGGACCTGCGTGGGATCGCCCGCCCCAATGAATCGGTCGCCGAGTCGGCTGTTGAACTGGTCACCACCGAAGTCACCGGGGGGCAAATCGAGGCCGCGAAGCCTGGCACCCACGACAGCCCCGCGGTGTTGATTTTGCCGGGCGACGGCCAATGGGTCATCGCGTCGGAAGATGCCGAGGCCGTCGATATGCTGGCAAAGTTGTTAGAAGTCGCTGTCAACCCACCGATGACAGCGGTCGCCGAAAGCGGCAATCTGTCGATCTATGTGCTGAAACATGGAAATGCCGAGGATTTGGAAGATTTGCTGACGGATCTGTTTCAGGAAAGCCGTGCAAGTGCTCGATCGCGGCTGACCAGCGACATGTCGCAAACTCGGATCGTCGCTGACACGCGTATCAATGCCTTGATCGTCCAGAGTTCACGGGCGACCCGAGGCGTGATCGAGGACCTGTTGGCGGTTCTCGATTCGCGTGAATTCATCGATTCGTTGCAGTTGGCAACGCCGCAGATCATTCCGATCGTGAACACGGACGTGCAGCGTGTGGAGAGCATGCTGCGGACGGTGTACAGCAGCCAACTATCACGAGGCCGCAATCGGCCACAGATATCGATTCCGGAAGGGGTTTCTGCGGAAGTGGCATCGATGTTGGAACAGATCAATGCCGAAACGTCGGGGCCGCTGTTGACCCTGAGCGCCGATGACATCAGCAATTCGATCGTGATGCGAGCCCCCCCCGAACTGTCCGAAGAAATCCGTGATTTTGTCAAACAAGTCGATCAGCAGGCAGTTAGCAATCGATCAGGCAGAATGAGGATTATTCCACTGCAAACGATCAATGCAGAGCAAATGGAGCAGGTTTTACGGCAATTCACACGCAGCAGCCGCAGTGGCAGAGGCCGCTAA